In Gemmatimonas sp. UBA7669, one genomic interval encodes:
- a CDS encoding NADH-quinone oxidoreductase subunit N, with protein sequence MTDVMNAGAILQALAPELLLSAGAMAMLLAAVWKPQQVAATSAEGAERTIAITRFGTALCLMAALVVAIAWGDGVGGTPDGRIAGDGFRWAVDFVLLLGTILTLGLVEIDHQRSGAYSPEVPVLIILATVGMMVLAAARDLMFVFLGIELMSLAVYVLAGLNRRSARGAESAIKYFLLGAVSSGFLLYGVALLYGATGSTRLEDIGQWAAAQATFSPVFVVGIALLFVGFGFKVAAAPFHFWTPDVYDGAPLPIAAYMSATVKTAAFAVFARVLVESLAAAAPRWHSSLWWLAVATMVVGNVFALSQKNLVRMMAYSSIAHAGYLLVALVVATPASTSALVFYMVSYTLATMGAFGVLIVVNNGRDRSLTLDDVSGLWLERPWLASAMAVFLLAFMGMPLVGGMGFFAKWYVLQAALQAPAPQTILAVVLVVTSAVSAAYYLGVVAAMFMRPRPADQPLASMSVLSHSLIAATAALLLFFGMYPTPVTRLAQLAITSGNTPAAPVPERGAPARVQAASVAR encoded by the coding sequence ATGACGGATGTCATGAACGCCGGCGCCATTCTGCAGGCCCTTGCCCCCGAGTTGCTGTTGTCGGCCGGGGCCATGGCCATGCTGCTGGCCGCCGTCTGGAAGCCGCAGCAGGTCGCTGCCACTTCGGCTGAAGGGGCCGAGCGTACCATCGCGATCACGCGCTTCGGTACGGCCCTCTGCCTCATGGCCGCCCTCGTGGTGGCCATCGCCTGGGGTGACGGCGTCGGAGGCACCCCCGACGGGCGGATTGCCGGAGACGGGTTCCGCTGGGCCGTGGACTTCGTGCTCTTGCTCGGCACCATCCTCACGCTTGGTTTGGTGGAGATCGATCACCAGCGCAGCGGGGCCTACAGCCCCGAGGTGCCGGTGCTCATCATCCTCGCCACCGTCGGCATGATGGTGCTGGCGGCCGCGCGCGATCTGATGTTCGTGTTCCTCGGCATCGAACTCATGTCACTGGCGGTATACGTGTTGGCCGGCCTCAACCGGCGCAGCGCGCGCGGCGCCGAGTCCGCCATCAAGTACTTCCTGCTGGGTGCGGTCTCGAGTGGGTTCCTGTTGTACGGCGTCGCGCTGCTGTACGGCGCCACTGGCAGCACGCGCCTCGAGGACATTGGGCAGTGGGCCGCCGCGCAGGCCACGTTCTCTCCGGTCTTTGTGGTGGGCATCGCGCTGCTGTTCGTCGGCTTTGGCTTCAAGGTGGCCGCCGCGCCGTTCCACTTCTGGACACCGGATGTCTACGACGGCGCGCCATTGCCCATCGCGGCCTACATGTCGGCCACGGTGAAGACGGCGGCGTTTGCGGTGTTTGCGCGTGTGCTGGTGGAGTCGCTGGCCGCTGCGGCGCCGCGCTGGCACAGCAGCCTCTGGTGGCTGGCGGTTGCCACGATGGTGGTGGGCAACGTGTTCGCCCTGTCGCAGAAGAACCTCGTGCGCATGATGGCGTATTCGAGCATTGCGCATGCCGGCTACCTGCTGGTCGCACTGGTGGTGGCCACCCCCGCGTCGACCTCGGCGCTCGTCTTCTACATGGTGTCGTACACGCTGGCCACGATGGGCGCCTTTGGCGTGCTCATTGTCGTCAACAATGGTCGTGATCGCAGCCTGACGCTGGACGACGTGTCCGGCCTCTGGCTCGAGCGGCCATGGCTGGCCAGCGCCATGGCCGTGTTCCTGCTCGCCTTCATGGGCATGCCGCTGGTGGGCGGTATGGGGTTCTTCGCCAAGTGGTATGTGCTGCAGGCCGCGCTGCAGGCGCCGGCGCCGCAGACCATCCTGGCGGTGGTCCTGGTGGTCACGAGCGCGGTATCGGCCGCGTATTATCTGGGCGTGGTGGCTGCCATGTTCATGAGGCCGCGCCCGGCGGACCAGCCACTTGCCTCCATGTCGGTGCTGTCGCATTCGCTCATCGCGGCCACCGCCGCCCTGCTGCTGTTCTTCGGCATGTATCCCACGCCGGTGACGCGTCTGGCGCAGTTGGCCATCACCAGCGGCAACACGCCCGCCGCACCGGTCCCGGAGCGCGGGGCGCCGGCACGGGTTCAGGCGGCGAGCGTCGCGCGCTGA
- a CDS encoding complex I subunit 4 family protein produces MHDFLVSLGVDRWVLPVLIGWPVVAAVLVRLLGCDTSRERLGTEAPSGGPDARTLTAAALVVEGLLTLALWGVFDPARDGWQARWDLPWLPDFGSTVSLGVDGLSLPLVLMTGVVLPVAFIASWDNVRVRTPAFGALALLLTSGLMGVFVALDLLVFYLAWELMLIPTYLLVGVWSTAGNTRASLRYVLFTLVGSLLMLVAIIALWSVGDGSSMHLDALSTLTLSPTAQLLMFGAFFAAFGVKSALFPFHTWLPDAQQVAPTFASVTLGLKVGAYAILRFAIPLFPAAATHDTVRMVILVLSVVSIVYGALVAMAQKDLKRLISYSSISHLGFIMLGCFTLTQQSVEGAVMSIVNSGLATSALFLVAGMLEDRTGSTSLDAFGGMARRTPMLATMLVVAMLSTVALPGTAGFVGEFLVLIGTYAEFPVLAVVATTGVVFAAAYGLKALQGVLFGPFDAERHATLRDLGFHERAALVVLAAGIVAVGVAPAPVLKRLDRPTQSLIEAVRFGPNAPAPTPPVSLGR; encoded by the coding sequence ATGCATGACTTCCTGGTTTCGTTGGGTGTGGATCGCTGGGTGTTGCCGGTGCTCATCGGCTGGCCGGTGGTCGCCGCCGTCCTCGTGCGTCTGCTTGGTTGCGACACCTCGCGCGAACGGCTCGGCACGGAAGCGCCGAGTGGTGGGCCGGACGCCCGCACGCTGACGGCCGCTGCGCTGGTGGTGGAAGGGCTTCTGACACTTGCCCTGTGGGGCGTGTTCGATCCCGCACGTGATGGCTGGCAGGCCCGGTGGGATTTGCCGTGGTTGCCCGACTTCGGCTCCACAGTCAGCCTCGGTGTGGACGGTTTGTCGCTGCCCCTGGTGCTCATGACCGGTGTGGTGCTGCCGGTGGCATTCATTGCGTCGTGGGACAACGTGCGTGTCCGGACGCCGGCCTTCGGCGCGCTGGCGCTGCTGCTTACCAGCGGTCTGATGGGCGTGTTCGTGGCGCTCGACCTGCTGGTGTTCTACCTCGCGTGGGAGTTGATGCTCATTCCCACGTACCTCCTGGTGGGTGTCTGGAGCACGGCAGGCAACACGCGCGCGAGTCTGCGCTACGTGTTGTTCACGTTGGTGGGTTCGCTGCTCATGCTGGTGGCCATCATCGCCCTGTGGTCGGTGGGCGACGGCAGTTCGATGCACCTGGATGCGCTGAGCACGCTCACGCTGTCGCCGACGGCGCAGCTGCTCATGTTCGGCGCGTTCTTCGCGGCCTTCGGCGTCAAGTCGGCGCTGTTCCCGTTCCACACCTGGTTGCCCGATGCGCAGCAGGTGGCGCCAACCTTTGCCTCGGTGACGCTCGGCCTCAAGGTCGGCGCGTATGCGATACTGCGCTTCGCCATCCCGCTGTTTCCGGCGGCGGCCACGCACGACACGGTGCGCATGGTCATCCTCGTGCTCAGCGTGGTGTCCATCGTGTACGGCGCCCTCGTGGCGATGGCACAGAAGGATCTCAAGCGACTCATCTCCTACAGCTCCATCAGTCACCTCGGCTTCATCATGCTGGGCTGCTTCACGCTCACCCAGCAGAGCGTTGAAGGGGCGGTGATGAGCATCGTGAACAGCGGCCTTGCCACCTCGGCGCTGTTCCTGGTGGCCGGCATGCTGGAGGATCGCACGGGCAGCACGTCGCTCGACGCCTTCGGTGGCATGGCGCGACGCACACCGATGCTGGCTACCATGCTGGTTGTGGCGATGCTGTCCACGGTGGCGCTGCCTGGCACCGCCGGGTTCGTGGGTGAGTTCCTTGTGCTCATCGGCACCTACGCGGAGTTCCCGGTGCTGGCCGTCGTTGCCACCACGGGTGTGGTGTTCGCTGCGGCCTATGGGCTCAAGGCGCTGCAAGGTGTGTTGTTCGGTCCGTTCGACGCCGAACGCCACGCCACGCTCCGCGATCTCGGATTCCACGAGCGCGCCGCACTGGTTGTGTTGGCCGCAGGCATCGTGGCGGTGGGTGTGGCGCCGGCTCCCGTGCTCAAGCGCCTCGATCGCCCCACCCAAAGTCTCATTGAAGCGGTGCGCTTCGGGCCCAACGCCCCGGCGCCCACTCCCCCTGTTTCGCTGGGACGTTGA
- the nuoL gene encoding NADH-quinone oxidoreductase subunit L yields the protein MIAALLPLLILLPLLGFVANGLIAVTRRAEPGADAPSTARHPLVTLIGPGVIIAAFALAIALFMRMRVGMSGPAIVSLGQWMPVGNLVIDWSFQLDQLSMLMVLVITGVGSLIHLFSIGYMKEDPGYARYFAYLNLFVVFMLVLVLGGSYAVMFVGWEGVGLASYLLIGFWFGERANVEAGNKAFVVNRVGDFGFLVAMFLIWSTTQHLDFAGAHAALTPMAGTPVVLAIALMLFVGCAGKSAQLPLYIWLPDAMAGPTPVSALIHAATMVTAGVYLVARAAPIFAGAPEASLVVATVGALTALFAATIALRQWDIKKVLAYSTVSQLGYMFMAVGVGAYTAGVFHLVTHAFFKALLFLGAGSVIHAMHHAYHHTHRDEDPQDLRNMGGLARYMPATAGAMALATAAIAGVPPLAGFFSKDEILASVFARAHGSPLASATLLGIPGTTLLYVVYGIGLVTALLTAIYMTRMLVLTFFGENRTGEGERAALHEAPLIMTAPVLVLAVLTVGGGWLNLPSLLPMGPVGLLDKWLAPVTGASAAQLAGPNAHVDHATELVLVAIAIAIALVGIAVALVVFRRPQADKANSPEDRSLLARAYGVDDIVNAVIVRPVRGLADAVLTRGVERGVDGGLSAGGSLLTRTASLVGTKLQDGDAGKYAWLLAAGAIVLISALSLS from the coding sequence ATGATTGCTGCCCTGCTGCCCCTGCTCATTCTGCTGCCCCTCCTGGGCTTCGTGGCGAACGGCCTGATCGCCGTCACGCGCCGCGCGGAGCCGGGGGCCGACGCGCCCAGTACCGCGCGCCATCCGCTCGTCACGCTCATTGGCCCCGGTGTCATCATCGCCGCCTTCGCTCTCGCCATTGCGCTGTTCATGCGCATGCGCGTGGGCATGAGTGGTCCAGCCATTGTGTCGCTCGGCCAGTGGATGCCCGTGGGCAATCTGGTGATCGACTGGAGTTTCCAGCTCGATCAGCTCTCCATGCTGATGGTGCTGGTCATTACCGGCGTGGGCTCGCTCATTCATCTGTTTTCGATCGGGTACATGAAGGAGGACCCGGGCTACGCGCGCTACTTCGCGTATCTCAACCTCTTTGTGGTCTTCATGCTGGTGCTGGTCCTCGGCGGCAGCTACGCCGTGATGTTTGTGGGCTGGGAAGGCGTGGGGCTCGCGTCCTACCTGCTCATCGGCTTCTGGTTCGGCGAGCGCGCCAATGTGGAAGCCGGCAACAAGGCCTTCGTGGTCAATCGCGTGGGTGACTTCGGTTTCCTCGTGGCCATGTTCCTGATCTGGAGCACCACGCAGCATCTCGACTTCGCCGGGGCGCACGCAGCGCTCACGCCGATGGCGGGAACGCCCGTCGTGTTGGCCATCGCGCTCATGCTGTTTGTCGGCTGCGCGGGCAAGAGTGCGCAGCTGCCGCTGTACATCTGGTTGCCTGACGCCATGGCAGGCCCAACGCCCGTGTCGGCACTGATTCATGCCGCCACCATGGTGACGGCCGGCGTCTACCTCGTCGCCCGCGCGGCGCCGATTTTTGCCGGTGCACCGGAGGCTTCGCTGGTGGTGGCCACCGTGGGCGCGCTGACGGCGCTGTTTGCCGCCACGATTGCCCTGCGCCAGTGGGACATCAAGAAGGTGCTGGCCTACTCCACCGTCTCGCAGCTCGGTTACATGTTCATGGCGGTCGGGGTGGGGGCGTACACCGCCGGCGTCTTTCATCTGGTCACGCATGCGTTCTTCAAGGCGCTGCTCTTTCTGGGCGCCGGTTCGGTGATTCACGCCATGCATCACGCGTATCACCACACGCACCGTGACGAGGATCCGCAGGATCTGCGCAACATGGGCGGCCTCGCGCGCTACATGCCGGCCACTGCCGGCGCGATGGCGCTGGCCACGGCCGCCATTGCCGGCGTGCCGCCGCTCGCCGGTTTCTTCTCGAAGGACGAAATCCTGGCCTCGGTCTTCGCCCGGGCGCACGGTTCGCCGCTGGCCTCGGCCACGCTGCTCGGCATTCCCGGCACCACGCTGCTGTACGTGGTGTATGGCATCGGCCTCGTCACCGCGCTGCTGACGGCCATCTACATGACGCGCATGCTGGTCCTGACCTTCTTCGGCGAGAATCGCACCGGGGAAGGGGAGCGCGCGGCGCTGCACGAGGCCCCGCTCATCATGACCGCGCCGGTGCTGGTGCTCGCGGTGCTCACGGTGGGTGGTGGATGGCTCAATCTGCCGTCGCTGCTGCCCATGGGTCCGGTGGGACTGCTCGACAAGTGGCTGGCACCCGTTACCGGTGCGAGCGCCGCACAACTGGCTGGCCCCAACGCGCATGTGGATCATGCGACGGAGCTGGTGCTCGTGGCCATTGCCATTGCCATTGCCCTGGTGGGCATTGCCGTGGCACTCGTCGTGTTTCGTCGACCGCAGGCCGACAAGGCCAATTCCCCGGAGGATCGTTCGCTGCTGGCGCGTGCCTATGGTGTGGACGACATCGTCAACGCGGTCATTGTGCGCCCCGTGCGTGGCCTGGCCGACGCGGTGCTGACGCGTGGAGTGGAGCGTGGCGTCGACGGCGGGCTCTCGGCCGGTGGGTCGCTGCTCACGCGCACGGCCTCGCTGGTTGGCACCAAGCTGCAGGACGGCGATGCCGGCAAGTATGCCTGGCTGCTTGCTGCCGGAGCCATCGTGCTCATCTCCGCCCTTTCGCTGAGCTGA
- the nuoK gene encoding NADH-quinone oxidoreductase subunit NuoK, which yields MITEALIVSAILFAIGVVGVLTRRNAIILFMCAELMLNAVNLSFVAFAKLHNVTGQVFVIMVMTVAAAEAAIGLAIIISIFRHYGTVDLSSLRALRG from the coding sequence ATGATCACCGAAGCCCTTATCGTCTCCGCGATTCTCTTCGCGATTGGCGTGGTCGGCGTGCTGACCCGTCGCAACGCCATCATCCTGTTCATGTGCGCAGAGCTCATGCTCAACGCCGTGAACCTCAGCTTTGTGGCGTTCGCCAAGCTGCACAACGTGACCGGTCAGGTGTTCGTGATCATGGTCATGACCGTGGCGGCGGCTGAAGCGGCCATCGGGCTCGCCATCATCATCTCCATCTTCCGGCATTACGGCACGGTGGACCTGTCCTCGCTCCGGGCGCTCCGCGGATGA